In the Desulfomicrobium apsheronum genome, one interval contains:
- a CDS encoding efflux RND transporter periplasmic adaptor subunit — translation MKLDISRRDFLEDRLLAARSAREVLLVLVNESRQVLPHEFAVFLPSDHASDLELTFASIVGADKNAPCVQYLRRLERDWGSPGAPRTLRPSDVSHAMSREWSQWLPAQVLICPIFLRDGVLAGYLLLGRTQEWSDEDLTLARRLGKLGGAMLRTLRRPGFFKRMRGYFKISPAWVATLFLLGAGMLPVTSAVLGLGEVVPLEPTVVRSPVEGIVQSMAVKPFESVAAGDVLVVFEQLKVDNQILVARENLASAEEAVRQAQQGALSMNDSVLRLPELEVRREEARVELSYLTELKTRMNVVAQGSGIALVDDYPSWAGKSVGMGERLLTVAEPDRMEVKVWVPAADAGLLRLGDAVHLYLNMTPNTPIKATVRSIGYQPRESPKGVLAYEVLASVDQNVPEMRIGYFGTGRIFGEKMPLGFYLLRRPLAIARMWLGV, via the coding sequence ATGAAACTGGATATTTCCCGCAGGGATTTTCTTGAAGACCGCCTGTTGGCGGCACGCAGTGCACGGGAAGTCCTGCTTGTCCTGGTCAACGAGTCGCGTCAGGTCCTGCCGCATGAATTCGCGGTATTTTTACCCTCCGACCATGCCTCGGATCTGGAATTGACCTTCGCCAGTATCGTGGGTGCGGACAAGAACGCCCCATGCGTTCAGTATCTGCGTCGTTTGGAGCGCGATTGGGGCAGCCCCGGCGCACCTCGGACTCTTCGTCCCTCCGACGTCTCCCACGCTATGAGCCGGGAATGGTCTCAGTGGCTTCCTGCCCAGGTGCTGATCTGTCCTATTTTCCTTCGGGATGGTGTTCTGGCGGGTTATTTGCTGCTTGGTCGGACTCAGGAATGGAGCGATGAGGATCTGACCCTGGCCCGCCGCCTGGGAAAACTGGGGGGGGCAATGCTGCGCACCCTGCGTCGGCCTGGATTTTTCAAACGCATGCGTGGTTATTTTAAGATCAGCCCCGCCTGGGTCGCAACTCTGTTTTTACTTGGTGCGGGTATGTTGCCGGTGACTTCAGCTGTATTGGGATTGGGCGAGGTGGTTCCGTTGGAGCCCACGGTGGTGCGCTCGCCCGTTGAAGGCATCGTGCAGAGTATGGCTGTGAAGCCGTTTGAAAGTGTGGCCGCGGGAGATGTGCTTGTGGTGTTTGAACAGCTTAAGGTCGACAACCAGATACTTGTGGCTCGGGAGAATCTCGCCAGCGCCGAGGAAGCGGTACGTCAGGCGCAGCAGGGCGCACTGTCCATGAATGATAGCGTGTTACGTTTGCCCGAGTTGGAAGTGCGGCGTGAAGAAGCCAGGGTGGAACTCTCATACCTGACGGAACTGAAAACACGCATGAATGTCGTGGCGCAGGGGTCGGGCATCGCCCTGGTGGATGATTATCCGTCTTGGGCCGGAAAGTCCGTGGGCATGGGCGAGCGGTTGCTGACTGTCGCCGAACCCGATCGGATGGAAGTCAAGGTTTGGGTTCCGGCCGCAGACGCCGGCCTCCTGCGTTTGGGCGACGCGGTACATCTCTACCTGAACATGACTCCTAATACGCCAATCAAGGCTACGGTTCGCTCCATCGGCTACCAACCCAGAGAAAGTCCCAAGGGGGTACTGGCCTACGAAGTGTTGGCTTCCGTCGATCAGAATGTACCGGAAATGCGCATCGGATATTTCGGCACAGGTCGTATTTTCGGTGAAAAAATGCCCTTGGGTTTTTATCTGCTGCGCCGGCCACTGGCTATCGCACGCATGTGGCTGGGGGTGTGA
- a CDS encoding site-2 protease family protein — MTQAATLLRPLREDIDIHSAPQRENGAPCWTLHDITANRFFSVGQDEIRILKHWNAGVPELVALAASKDSPWPIKSKQVEELAAFLAQSQLLQASSPRDTQYLLTLAQRREQSLLKQILHTYLSVRIPLLHPQHFLQAMLPYTRWLFSPLFVLLTVLAGLCGAALVSERWGEFTSYLPDMLTPSGIIAMLLALALAKTLHEFGHALTAAHQGCRVSAMGLAFIVGCPMLYTDATEAWKLSRHRARFLISLAGLGAEFILAAWALLFWTLVEPGHLRDALFLFSGVTWLVSLAINFSPFMRFDGYYLLMDLWGVPNLQTRSFALATWKLRSLIFKLDQPSPDSAPSHTQRLMILYAVCTWLYRFFLFLGIALLVYTFFFKVLGAILMVVEIGWFIVLPVWREIRAWQAIRKHAAVRPVVLIFLAALLAALLVMPWPRTVSMPAVLQRQNEVHVYAPQGGRVEEVAVRIGDAVRSGQFLVRLRSPELEHEHTVSRLRLALAEQRVRVASLSGRHGAELSILREELRAAYADLRQRQDDISRLAMVSPGDAVVTGMDTTVKPGSTVSQGQELLLLTAADKWEINALVESDNFSRLAVNLPARFLPDNPALPATLCVIRRLDSYADRTLEWPLLSSAHGGQIETGRQDTLFMQVPRHRVYCTPEGRVDAQTCIRGVVTARVWTESLVWHGWTKLRVLWERELGF, encoded by the coding sequence ATGACCCAGGCCGCGACCTTGTTGCGCCCGCTACGAGAAGACATCGACATTCATTCAGCGCCGCAGCGTGAGAACGGCGCGCCATGCTGGACCTTGCACGACATTACAGCCAATCGTTTTTTTTCCGTAGGGCAGGATGAAATTCGCATTCTCAAGCATTGGAACGCCGGGGTTCCCGAGCTTGTGGCTCTGGCAGCATCGAAGGACTCGCCCTGGCCCATCAAGTCCAAACAGGTTGAAGAATTGGCCGCCTTCCTGGCCCAAAGTCAGCTTTTGCAGGCATCCAGCCCCAGGGATACGCAGTATCTGCTGACTCTGGCCCAGCGGCGGGAACAGAGCCTGTTAAAGCAAATCCTGCACACCTACCTGTCCGTCCGTATTCCACTTCTGCACCCGCAGCATTTTTTGCAAGCCATGCTTCCCTACACGAGATGGCTGTTCAGCCCCCTTTTTGTGCTGCTCACCGTGCTGGCGGGCCTTTGTGGAGCAGCACTTGTTTCCGAGCGATGGGGGGAGTTTACATCATATCTGCCGGACATGCTCACTCCTTCGGGCATTATCGCCATGCTGCTGGCACTGGCTCTGGCTAAAACCCTGCATGAATTCGGGCACGCTTTAACCGCTGCTCATCAGGGTTGCCGGGTTTCGGCCATGGGGTTGGCCTTTATCGTGGGCTGCCCCATGCTTTATACAGATGCAACTGAAGCATGGAAGTTGTCCCGTCATCGCGCACGTTTTCTGATCAGTCTGGCCGGACTTGGCGCGGAATTCATTCTGGCTGCATGGGCACTACTATTCTGGACTCTGGTTGAACCCGGCCATCTGCGCGACGCATTGTTTCTTTTTTCCGGAGTGACCTGGCTGGTTAGTCTGGCCATCAACTTCAGTCCATTCATGCGTTTTGACGGCTACTATCTGCTCATGGATTTGTGGGGCGTCCCAAATCTTCAGACCAGGTCCTTCGCATTGGCTACCTGGAAATTGCGCAGCCTGATCTTCAAGCTGGATCAGCCAAGCCCTGACAGTGCTCCGTCGCACACCCAGCGTCTCATGATTCTCTATGCCGTTTGCACCTGGCTCTACCGTTTTTTTCTGTTTCTGGGCATCGCTCTGCTGGTTTACACCTTTTTTTTCAAAGTGCTTGGAGCCATTCTCATGGTCGTGGAAATCGGTTGGTTCATCGTCCTCCCCGTCTGGCGGGAAATCCGCGCATGGCAGGCAATACGCAAACACGCCGCAGTGCGACCCGTAGTCCTGATTTTTTTGGCTGCACTACTTGCTGCACTCCTGGTCATGCCTTGGCCGCGGACGGTTTCCATGCCCGCGGTGCTTCAGCGCCAAAATGAAGTGCATGTGTATGCACCGCAGGGGGGGCGCGTGGAGGAAGTGGCCGTTCGGATTGGCGATGCTGTCCGGTCCGGCCAGTTTCTGGTTCGCTTGCGCAGTCCTGAATTGGAGCACGAGCATACCGTCAGTCGCCTTAGATTGGCTCTGGCCGAACAGAGGGTGAGAGTGGCCAGCCTGAGTGGGCGACATGGGGCAGAACTGTCCATCCTGCGTGAGGAGTTGCGCGCTGCCTACGCAGATTTGCGACAGCGCCAGGATGACATTTCCCGGTTGGCCATGGTCTCTCCTGGCGACGCCGTGGTCACGGGTATGGATACGACAGTCAAGCCTGGTTCCACCGTGAGTCAGGGGCAGGAACTGCTGCTCCTTACCGCTGCAGACAAGTGGGAGATAAACGCCTTGGTCGAGAGCGATAATTTTTCACGGTTGGCCGTTAACCTCCCCGCACGTTTTCTGCCTGACAATCCGGCACTGCCCGCCACGCTCTGCGTGATTCGCCGTCTGGACAGTTACGCCGACAGAACTCTTGAGTGGCCGCTCCTGTCGAGCGCTCATGGGGGACAGATAGAGACCGGTCGCCAAGATACTTTGTTCATGCAGGTGCCGCGACATCGGGTATATTGCACCCCCGAAGGGCGTGTCGATGCACAAACCTGCATCCGTGGTGTTGTCACTGCTCGAGTCTGGACGGAATCCCTGGTTTGGCATGGCTGGACGAAGCTGCGTGTACTTTGGGAACGGGAGTTAGGTTTTTAA
- a CDS encoding efflux RND transporter periplasmic adaptor subunit: MKWRIILAVVLLVLLAHSVLAEEAVRGQVVARDRAVLSSQLDAIVSTLRVREGDTFKAGATLIDLDCRGYKAQLAQAGAAERLAKAVLHNTQSLARMESASVQEVEKARAELDICAQAKVLAQLDVERCGVLAPFAGAVVSLPVGKGEFVSAGKPLLEIVGTDNLEVHFLLPSTAAQDVQPDQPFVMDVYEINATVNGTVRQVAPVADPLNRTIKVFGQLRGDSNAVRPGMSGTVVLVR; this comes from the coding sequence GTGAAATGGCGAATAATCCTCGCTGTCGTACTGCTGGTCTTGCTGGCTCATTCGGTATTGGCCGAAGAAGCCGTGCGTGGGCAAGTCGTGGCACGCGACAGGGCCGTGCTCTCCAGCCAACTCGATGCCATCGTCAGCACTTTGCGCGTACGCGAAGGTGACACCTTCAAGGCCGGAGCAACGCTTATCGACCTGGATTGCAGGGGATACAAGGCTCAACTTGCTCAGGCCGGCGCTGCGGAGCGCCTGGCCAAGGCTGTGTTGCATAACACCCAGAGTTTGGCGCGCATGGAATCGGCCAGCGTGCAGGAAGTGGAAAAGGCCAGGGCCGAATTGGATATCTGCGCCCAGGCCAAGGTTTTGGCCCAACTCGACGTGGAGCGTTGCGGCGTACTCGCTCCTTTTGCCGGAGCCGTGGTTTCCCTGCCCGTAGGCAAGGGTGAATTTGTCAGCGCAGGCAAACCTCTGCTGGAAATCGTGGGCACGGATAATCTGGAAGTGCACTTCCTGTTGCCTTCCACTGCCGCACAGGACGTGCAACCAGATCAACCCTTCGTCATGGACGTTTACGAAATCAATGCCACCGTGAACGGTACAGTGCGCCAGGTCGCTCCCGTGGCTGATCCCCTGAACCGAACTATCAAAGTCTTTGGCCAATTGCGCGGAGATTCGAACGCGGTCAGGCCTGGCATGTCTGGAACCGTTGTTCTGGTTCGGTAG